The DNA sequence AACAATTCCAATAGAACATGATGCGATACCGATGAGTATTATGATATTTGTCTTTAAACTGGCATAAATAGGTTCCAAAGGAGCGATAATACTTATAGCGCCCCTCAAATCTCCTATTTTGTATCCTTCCTTTTTATGTCCAGAAATATCCAGTTCTCCCGCGGGTTCGCCGTGACATTGGAGACATTCTTCTTCGATATAAAGGGGATCGATATAATGCAATATTTTCTTATTATTTGCGTCTAATGATTCGCGCGAAAATGCATCTTGTGGCTTTTGTTTTTCCATAGTTTTCAGGATTTCTGTTTCAAAATCGTCCGGTGCATTTTGCGGGTTTCTGTATTTCAGGCTTATTTGCCGAATGATATAAGGGGTGCTCTTGCTGATGCGATGAGAGATCTCACTGCCGGCTTTTGCCGGATTCAGACCTTTAAAAACCTTATTGCCACTTATGGGATCGGTGTTGATAATATCCTGAACACTTGCCAGATATCTGCGGGTAATCTCTACTTCCTTCACGAGGATTCTTGCCTGTTTTTTAATCTCTTCCTTTAATAAATAGCGTTGCCTTTGAATAATCCATGTAAAGCTGATTCCCAGAATGAGCGCCAGAGTAATACTTATGGATAAGGCACATTTAGTACCGAGTTTCATACTACTCCATCGCTATGAGCGCTCTTTCTGTTTTAATGTCTTCAGTTCTTCTTCCATCTTTTTCATCTTGAGTTCTCTTCCGATAGCAACTTTGGCAAAATTTTCTAATTGCTCTACTTTTTTCTTCAGTTCGTCCCGCGATGCTTCTAATTCGTATGTTCGATTCTTTACATCCTCTTCGAGATGTTCCTTTATATGTTCAAGCTCTCTTGTTCTTTCTTTTATTTTGTCCTGTAATGCAGCATTCAGGTCCTGGACTTTCGAGATTTTTACAAAGTCAAGCCATGAGGTAACGTCTGCATACTCACTGATATTCAGCCCCTTTACCTCTTCTTCCTTACTGATCCGAATACCAACAAATTTTTTTAGACACCAGAAAAGTAAAAGACCCATCGAAAAAGCCCAGACAAATCCCGTGATAATTCCTAAACATTGAACACCTGCCTGCAGAAGCCGGTTAGAATTTGTTATAGAGAATGCGGATGCGGGTGTAAACAGACTTACGGCTAACGTACCCCAGGCGCCGCAAAAACCATGGACGGAAACAGCGCCTACAGGATCATCCACCTTTAACACCCTCTCAACAAAATCCTTTGCTAATATTGCAATAATTCCTGCGCAGAATCCCACAACGCATGCATAGAGAGAACTCACCCTGCTTGATCCGGCGGCAATGGCAACTAATCCGCCCATAATTCCCAGGAGTATCTCTGCCGCATCTAGTCTCTTGTTTTTCAGTCTTCCAAAAGTGACAGCGCAAACACCTGCAACTGCGCCCGCAAGGGTTGTATTGATGATTACTAACCCGATACTGGTATCTACCTGTAAAATAGCCCCACCGTTAAATCCAAACCAGCCAAACCAGAGGAAAAATGTGCCTATGGTAGCCAGAGGCAGATTGTGTCCGTACATCCTGTTTGCGGTGCCGTCCGGATTAAATTTTCCCATCCTTGGCCCCAGCATAATGGCTCCGGACAATGCTACCCATCCGCTTATAGAGTGAACTACGGTAGAGCCTGCAAAGTCGATAAATCCCAACTTCCCAAGCCAGCCAAATTGGTTATGGTGAAATAAATGCCCCCATGCCCAGTGACCAAAAACAGGATAAATGAAGCTTACTACAAAAATGGTGGTACAGACATGCATTGAAAGTTTTGCCCTTTCTGAGAAGGCGCCGGATGTAATAATAGCTGCAGTACTTGCAAATACCAGTTGGAAGAATACAAAGGCATATCCCAGAGAGGTAAGGTGGGTATCGATACCGAAAAATAAAAAATTATTTGTTCCTAAATACCCTTTATAGCTTGTGCCAAACATTATTCCAAAACCGAGTAAAAAGTACATTATGGCGCTTACGAGAAAGTCCAATATGTTCTTTACTGCAACGCTTATTGCATTTTTAGCCTGCACAGAGCCAGCCTCGAAGGCAGTAAATCCGACTTGCATGAAAAAGACCATGCTGGCAGAAACAATAAGCCAGATAAAATTCAGTTTTTTCTGAAATAACTGCAAAGGTGTTTCTGCATATACAGCATAAGAGGGGTAAAAGATTATGGTTAACATACTGATACCTGAAAGAGTAGCTAAAACCAGCCTGTTACCTCTGTAGTAGCTTTGTTTCCTGAGCATTTTTACTCCTTTTTCACTCTCTGTAAACAACATGAGGTGGTAATCACAAATTCCTCCGGTTCACCGTCCACGCACCGTTTTATTTCATCAGATAAGGACGTAGTCCGTTTGCCTCTGTGCGTGGTAGGAACTTCGCACGAGTGGTCCTGATTCCACATATTTAAATCCTATACAGATACCTTCTCGTTTCAATATTCCAAATTCTTCCGGGGTATAATAGCGCTGAATGGGCAGAGCATTTCTCGTTGGGCTTAAATACTGTCCTAAGGTGAGGAGATCGCAGCCGGCATTTCTTATATCCTGCATAACCTCGATTATTTCGTTCCATTCTTCACCCAGACCTAACATCAATCCTGACTTTGTTATCAGGAACGGGTTTTTTTCATGCACATGTTTCAATAACTTCAGGGAACGTGCATAATCTGCCACAGGTCTTACTTTTGAATAAAGACGAGGCACCGTTTCTATATTATGATTTATTATATCAGGTCTTGCATGAATTACTATCTCCAGCGCCTTTAAAGACCCTCCAAAATCGGGTATTAAAACCTCTACTTTACAATTTTCAATATACTTTCGGATATGGTAAACAGTTTCTGCATAAACCGATGCGCCACCGTCAGAAAGATCATCTCTTGTCACAGAAGTAACTACCACATAGGTTAGCCCCATTTCCTTAATAGCCTCTGCAATCCGATGAGGTTCGCCTTTATCTATTCTCGCGGGATCCCCTTTCTTTACAGCACAAAATCCACACCGTCTGGTACAGGTATCGCCAAGGATTAAAAACGTCGCAGTTCGCTGTTCAAAGCATTCACCGATATTTGGACATATGGCTTGTTCACAAACCGTATGGAGCTGTTTTTCCCGTAAAATACCTTTTATGTCATGAAAATTTTTACCGGTAGGTAATTTTATTTTTAGCCAATGTGGACGCATGGGTATTGGTAATTTTGTAGAGAAGTAAGTATTGTAGTATTATGGAATTATAATAATTATGATTGCCAGATTATACGGCGATAAGCATCGGTAATCAAGTGTTATCTTGTATCATTTTTGTACCGGAGAATCTTATCAACTACCGTGAGAGAAGTTGCTCAAGATAAGGTGCAACAACATTTTTGATTGGGTAATTACTATAATTCTATGCTTTTTTACAGCAGATTGATATAATGCGCTGCAATGAGTCTATCTTTATCAGTAGGGCGAGGCTTTAGCCTTGCACAGGTGCAAACCTAAACAGGCTGTCCGAGAATTCAATCAACTCACAAATACCATGCTAAATATTGTTACCGTGTTAATATTTCTTCAACATATAGTATAGGATTTGTCGTGTGAAAGCATTCTCGGACAGCCTGTAAAGGGTTGCCTACGGGATTGAAATTCCTAAACGGTTCATTAATAAATAATTGTACTGATATATTCATAGCCACTCAGGAGACTGAAAATTTATGAAACTTGCAGAAAATCTTGTAACTATTCGTCTAAAATTAAAAAATGTTCCAGGTACACTTGGCAGGGCGCTCAACACCATTGGTAAATTAGGTGGAAGTATGGGTAATATCCAGATCATTAAAGCAGATAGGGAATTTAAGATTAGAGATTTAGCCGTGTACGTTACTACAGACAAACAGGTTAAAGAAATTGCAAATGCCCTTTCTGCTATAGGAAAAGAACACATAGAAATAATCAGCATGAAAGATAAGGTCTTCGAACTTCATGAAAAAGGGAAAATTTTCCTCAGCAACCGTATTAATATTACTACCTTCGAAGACCTTTCAAGGGTATATACACCCGGCGTAGCAAAGGTATGTAAGGCTATTCAGGAAAGGCCTGAACTAGCCAGAGAATATACTATTATCAAAAATACCGTTGCTGTTATAACCGATGGTACGGCGGTCCTTGGGTTAGGTGATATTGGTCCTGTGGCAGGAATGCCCGTCATGGAAGGCAAGGCCATGTTATTCAAAACATTCGGGAATATAGACGCATTTCCCATTCTTCTCAACACAAAGGATGCAGGCGAAATAATTAAAACGATTTTAAATATTGCCCCTACTTTTGGGGGCATTAATCTGGAAGATATCTCGGCCCCGCGCTGTTTTGAAATCGAAAAGAGATTACAGGCAGAATTAGCTATTCCTGTATTTCACGATGATCAGCATGGCACTGCGGTGGTTTGCCTCGCAGGCCTTATCAATGCGCTAAAAGTAGTTAAAAAAGAAATGGAAGGCATTTCAATTGTTATCAGTGGTGCTGGCGCCGCTGGAACGTCTATTGCCAGAATACTCCTCAGGGCCGGGGCAAGAAATATCGTAGTATGCGATACTGCAGGGTCTATTTACAAAGGTAGAAAAGTCCACATGAATCCCGATAAGGAAGCTTTGGCAGAAATCACAAATCCAAAGAGGGAAAAAGGGACTCTGGCCGATGCCATGAGAGACAAAGATGTCTTTATTGGCGTTTCCAGCCCCAATATTATCCATAAGGACTTAGTAAAAACCATGAATGAAAATCCTATCGTATTTGCTATGGCAAACCCTGATCCTGAAATTGAGCCGGATTCAATTGAGGGTATTGCAAGAATTATTGCCACAGGTCGATCGGATTATCAGAATCAAATTAATAATGTACTCTGTTTTCCCGGTATTTTCAGAGGGGCGCTGGATAGTGGGGCAACAACAATTAACGACGAGATGAAGATGGCAGCGGCTTACGCTATTGCTTGTGGTATTGAAGAAGAACACCTGTCAGAGGACTACATTATACCAGGGGTATTTAACGAGAATGTCCATAGAGATGTAGCCCGGGCAGTTGCCGATGCCGCAAGAAAAAGTGGTGTGGCTACGCGGGAAGTTTTGTAATAGATGTTCCTTAAGGCAGAAATGAAGAAATATTTTGCAATTAAAAGTATGAAATATATAATAATAACAGAACTATATCTTTTAATATTTTCTCCGAAAATAGAAACTCTATGGGGACGTAGCTCAGTCCGGGAGAGCGTCTCGTTCGCAACGAGAAGGTCGGGGGTTCGATTCCCCTCGTCTCCATTTTTTAAGTTTTTACTTATAACTACTTATGACTTTTTCCACCCCTAAAAAACCATCCTCAATGTATCCCCGGAACGTTACCAAATCAAACGAAAATACTTTCAAATGTGATGAATGAGAATAATAAAGGCTCATAGCGCAATATACAAAAACCTGAAAAGCCTTATTATAGTATCCAATAAATGAAACCGAACAGAATAGGGAGAAAGCTGAGTCTTTGGCTAATGGGTAAGCGTATGAAATGGAGAGGATTCTTAACATGTCATTGCGCGGGTAGTGTCCGAAGCAATCCCTTGAATATTTCAGAAAAGATTGCTTCGGAAAAGACCCTCGCAATGACAGACTGGGGAATCTTTATTCATCTGATGATATGTTCGGTTTCATCATTTGGATACTATAAATAAAGCAAAATTGGTTATGAATAAGTTGTAAGAGGAAGTTATATACTATGGCAATAAAAAAATCAGAATTATACAGTTCGCTTTGGGCAAGTTGCGATGAACTGAGAGGCAGCATGGATGCAAGCCAATACAAGGATTATGTATTGGTTTTGTTGTTTATGAAATACGTATCCGACAAAGGCGGCGCATTGGTCGATATTCCCAAAGGCGGCAGTTTCAAAGACATGGTGAAGCTGAAAGGGCAGTCCGATATTGGCGACAAAATCAATACAATTATAGGAGAACTTGCCAAGGCCAACGACCTGACCGGTGTTATCACTGTTGCCGACTTTAATGATGACGAAAAACTCGGAAAAGGTAAAGAGAAGGTTGACCGGCTGAGCAACCTAATTGAAATTTTTGAAAAGCCGGAACTGGATTTCAGCAGTAATCGAGCAGAGGGTGATGACATACTTGGGGATGCCTACGAATACCTGATGCGGCACTTCGCTACCGAAAGCGGAAAGAGTAAAGGTCAATTCTACACACCTGCCGAAGTTTCCCGCATTATGGCAAAGGTGATTGGGATCAATCCGCATAACGCCACCGGACAAACCACGGTATATGATCCCACCTGCGGGTCGGGTTCTTTGCTGTTGAAAGTAGCCGATGAGGCCGGTAAATCAATTTCCATTTACGGACAGGAAAACGACAATGCCACCCGCGCCCTGGCCGTTATGAATATGTGGCTGCATGGCAATCCTGCCTCTGAAATTGTGCAGGGAAATACGCTGGCTTCACCAAAATTTACTGATGAGTCTACGGGCGAACTAAAACAGTTTAACTATGCCGTTGCTAATCCCCCGTTTAGCTATAAAGCCTGGATGAATGGATGGGACCCCGCCAACGATATGTATAAACGTTTTGAAGGATATGACGCCCTGCCGCCTAGAAAGAATGGCGACCTTGCCTTTCTTGCGCACCTGGTTAAATCGCTGAAATCAAAAGGCAAGGGTTGTATTGTTATGCCGTTGGGCGTATTGTTTCGTGGCAATACTGAGGCCGATCTTCGCAGGAAGATTGTTCAAAAGGGATATATCAAAGGCATTATTGGTTTGCCGCCCAACCTGTTTTACGGAACGGGCATTGCCGCTTGTTTAATCGTCATTGATAAAGAAGATGCCCAAAACCGCAAAGACATTTTTATGATTGATGCAAGCAAAGATTTTATAAAGGACGGAAACAAAAACCGCCTTCGTGAGCAGGACATTCACAAAATAGTGGACACCTTCAACAATCGCATTGAGATTGACAAATATTCACGCATCATTCCCATCTCGGAAATTGCTGACCCAAAGAATGATTACAACCTAAATATCCCCCGATACATTGACAGCCAGGAAGCGGAAGACTTGCAAGACATTGAAGCCCACTTGCTGGGCGATATTCCCAATCGTGATATTGAGGATTTGGGCAAGTATTGGGAGGTGTATCCCACATTAAAAATCGCTTTATTCAAACCTGCTGAGAGTACAGCCACACGGCCGTGCGGCTCAAAAAATTATTCTTCATTAAAAATTGCCAAAGAGGAAATGAAAAACACCATCTTCCACCATCCGGAGTTTACCGCCTTCAGCAAAAAGATGGACGCCGTGTTTGGCACATGGAAAAAAGAAACCATCGCTTACACCAAGTCATTAAACAAAGGGTTGCATCCCAAGCAGGAGATATACAAGATTTCTGAAAATCTTTTGAAACGTTACACAGGCAAACAATTGACCGATAAATACGCCATGTATCAACACCTGATGGATTATTGGGCTGAAACGATGCAGGACGATATGTACGAACTTGCAGCCGATGGCTGGAAGGCTGGCAACGAGGTAAAACGCATGGAAAAGAAGACAAAAAAAGGGGATAAAGAAGTCGTGAAGCAGGTGGCAGGTATTGAAGGTTTGGAAGGCAGACTGATTCCTCCTGCTTTAATCATACAGGCATATTTTGCCGAAGAACAAAAAGCCATTAACGATTTGGAGGCGCAAGCCGAAACCCTGAATACCAGGATGGACGAATTGCGAGAAGAGCACGGAGGCGAAGACGGTTTGCTTGCCAATGCCTTAGACGAAAAGGGAAAAATCAGCAAAAGCAATTTGCAGAAAGCCATTAAAGAAGAGACACACGGCCGTGCGTCTCTACAGGAAGACAATACCGAGGAATACGACATGCTGCAAGCATACAAAAAGCTGATGGATGACGAAGCCGGGGTGCAGGCAACCATAAAAACCGCAAAGGCCGATTTGGAAAAGAAGGTAATTGCCAAATACCCCAAATTAAGCATAGACGAAATTAAAACCATCGTGG is a window from the Candidatus Jettenia sp. genome containing:
- a CDS encoding NAD-dependent malic enzyme — translated: MKLAENLVTIRLKLKNVPGTLGRALNTIGKLGGSMGNIQIIKADREFKIRDLAVYVTTDKQVKEIANALSAIGKEHIEIISMKDKVFELHEKGKIFLSNRINITTFEDLSRVYTPGVAKVCKAIQERPELAREYTIIKNTVAVITDGTAVLGLGDIGPVAGMPVMEGKAMLFKTFGNIDAFPILLNTKDAGEIIKTILNIAPTFGGINLEDISAPRCFEIEKRLQAELAIPVFHDDQHGTAVVCLAGLINALKVVKKEMEGISIVISGAGAAGTSIARILLRAGARNIVVCDTAGSIYKGRKVHMNPDKEALAEITNPKREKGTLADAMRDKDVFIGVSSPNIIHKDLVKTMNENPIVFAMANPDPEIEPDSIEGIARIIATGRSDYQNQINNVLCFPGIFRGALDSGATTINDEMKMAAAYAIACGIEEEHLSEDYIIPGVFNENVHRDVARAVADAARKSGVATREVL
- a CDS encoding type I restriction-modification system subunit M, which codes for MAIKKSELYSSLWASCDELRGSMDASQYKDYVLVLLFMKYVSDKGGALVDIPKGGSFKDMVKLKGQSDIGDKINTIIGELAKANDLTGVITVADFNDDEKLGKGKEKVDRLSNLIEIFEKPELDFSSNRAEGDDILGDAYEYLMRHFATESGKSKGQFYTPAEVSRIMAKVIGINPHNATGQTTVYDPTCGSGSLLLKVADEAGKSISIYGQENDNATRALAVMNMWLHGNPASEIVQGNTLASPKFTDESTGELKQFNYAVANPPFSYKAWMNGWDPANDMYKRFEGYDALPPRKNGDLAFLAHLVKSLKSKGKGCIVMPLGVLFRGNTEADLRRKIVQKGYIKGIIGLPPNLFYGTGIAACLIVIDKEDAQNRKDIFMIDASKDFIKDGNKNRLREQDIHKIVDTFNNRIEIDKYSRIIPISEIADPKNDYNLNIPRYIDSQEAEDLQDIEAHLLGDIPNRDIEDLGKYWEVYPTLKIALFKPAESTATRPCGSKNYSSLKIAKEEMKNTIFHHPEFTAFSKKMDAVFGTWKKETIAYTKSLNKGLHPKQEIYKISENLLKRYTGKQLTDKYAMYQHLMDYWAETMQDDMYELAADGWKAGNEVKRMEKKTKKGDKEVVKQVAGIEGLEGRLIPPALIIQAYFAEEQKAINDLEAQAETLNTRMDELREEHGGEDGLLANALDEKGKISKSNLQKAIKEETHGRASLQEDNTEEYDMLQAYKKLMDDEAGVQATIKTAKADLEKKVIAKYPKLSIDEIKTIVVEKKWMHSIEQRIRTEMDNISHRLTQRIKELAERYETPISKLSIEVDELTDKVENHLKQMNFKW
- the lipA gene encoding lipoyl synthase, which encodes MRPHWLKIKLPTGKNFHDIKGILREKQLHTVCEQAICPNIGECFEQRTATFLILGDTCTRRCGFCAVKKGDPARIDKGEPHRIAEAIKEMGLTYVVVTSVTRDDLSDGGASVYAETVYHIRKYIENCKVEVLIPDFGGSLKALEIVIHARPDIINHNIETVPRLYSKVRPVADYARSLKLLKHVHEKNPFLITKSGLMLGLGEEWNEIIEVMQDIRNAGCDLLTLGQYLSPTRNALPIQRYYTPEEFGILKREGICIGFKYVESGPLVRSSYHAQRQTDYVLI
- the amt gene encoding ammonium transporter; amino-acid sequence: MLRKQSYYRGNRLVLATLSGISMLTIIFYPSYAVYAETPLQLFQKKLNFIWLIVSASMVFFMQVGFTAFEAGSVQAKNAISVAVKNILDFLVSAIMYFLLGFGIMFGTSYKGYLGTNNFLFFGIDTHLTSLGYAFVFFQLVFASTAAIITSGAFSERAKLSMHVCTTIFVVSFIYPVFGHWAWGHLFHHNQFGWLGKLGFIDFAGSTVVHSISGWVALSGAIMLGPRMGKFNPDGTANRMYGHNLPLATIGTFFLWFGWFGFNGGAILQVDTSIGLVIINTTLAGAVAGVCAVTFGRLKNKRLDAAEILLGIMGGLVAIAAGSSRVSSLYACVVGFCAGIIAILAKDFVERVLKVDDPVGAVSVHGFCGAWGTLAVSLFTPASAFSITNSNRLLQAGVQCLGIITGFVWAFSMGLLLFWCLKKFVGIRISKEEEVKGLNISEYADVTSWLDFVKISKVQDLNAALQDKIKERTRELEHIKEHLEEDVKNRTYELEASRDELKKKVEQLENFAKVAIGRELKMKKMEEELKTLKQKERS